In Xiphias gladius isolate SHS-SW01 ecotype Sanya breed wild chromosome 6, ASM1685928v1, whole genome shotgun sequence, a single genomic region encodes these proteins:
- the LOC120790960 gene encoding protein-glutamine gamma-glutamyltransferase K-like encodes MPVEIRSIRDRTAVGRFPTVTLGFGEDPEEEKEQPKEKDVQTDNACRQWLLKVCPYCFRGPNDDDITDTLVTGIDELDKEDGINDEKPVTGDSELDELLLKVQSIDLMKSKSGENRTEHHTNLYQNDNLIIRRGQNFQMWITLSRPLNPNTDKLHLELKTGPLPTVSKGTHVIIPLVEELQDDRWEAAVVTQDNKRIKLSVNSPPTAVIGRYQLTVETSCTNGQAISTHDPANDIYMLLNPWCEGDTVFMDSEVERQEYVMNDVGRIYYGTENQIGVRTWNYGQFDDGILAACLFVLEKSGTPPSGWGDPVNVVRIISAMINSPDDRGVVVGNWSGDYSSGTSPTVWSGSVEILKEYHKKSGTPIKYGQCWVFAGIVTTVLRCLGVPSRTVTNFSSAHDTDISLTTDVYLDENLEPILYLNADSIWNFHVWNDCWMARPDLPAGNGGWQAVDATPQETSQGTFRCGPASLAAVRNGQVYLKHDCPFVFAEVNSDKIYWQRNADGTFSQIYSETKTVGHNISTKAVGSDERSDITHLYKHPEGSEEERIAVETACRYGSKAEAYSSPTAEDVTVKVTLDGEGHTMGRDAELTITLRNSSSEQRTVTLHSQAAVMYYTGVHKATVRKDRTDLDVLPNEVKVLEWSLEYKDYKDQLIDQAALMLTLSGRVKETQQILATQFSFRLSTPDLIIKPLGKAVVGERMAVEISFVNPLPQVLKAVIFHVEGLGLLTARKINYGDIGSHASVSLTEHFVPSLPGPRKLLASLDCKQLTQVHGVTNITVETKSNAAL; translated from the exons ATGCCTGTAGAGATTCGGTCAATCAGGGACAGGACTGCAGTGGGCCGGTTTCCAACGGTCACTCTTGGATTTGGGGAGGAcccagaggaagaaaaagaacagcCAAAAGAGAAAGATGTTCAGACAGACAATGCATGTCGGCAGTGGCTGCTAAAGGTCTGTCCGTACTGCTTTCGTGGGCCAAATGATGATGACATCACAGATACTTTGGTCACTGGGATTGATGAGCTGGATAAGGAAGACGGGATAAATGACGAGAAGCCTGTGACTGGTGACAGCGAGCTTGACG AACTCCTTCTCAAAGTGCAATCAATAGACCTGATGAAGAGCAAATCAGGGGAGAACCGCACGGAGCATCACACAAATCTCTACCAAAATGATAACTTAATTATCCGCAGAGGGCAAAATTTCCAGATGTGGATTACCCTGTCTCGGCCGTTGAACCCCAACACTGACAAACTTCACCTTGAACTTAAAACAG GACCCCTGCCAACAGTGTCAAAGGGAACCCACGTAATCATCCCTTTAGTAGAGGAGTTGCAGGACGACCGTTGGGAGGCTGCTGTTGTGACACAGGATAACAAAAGGATAAAGCTGTCGGTGAATTCTCCACCTACGGCGGTCATTGGCCGATATCAACtcacagtggaaacaagttgcACAAATGGCCAGGCCATTTCCACGCATGACCCTGCTAATGACATCTACATGTTACTCAACCCCTGGTGTGAAG gtGACACAGTGTTCATGGATTCTGAAGTCGAGAGGCAGGAGTACGTCATGAACGATGTTGGGCGAATCTACTATGGCACAGAGAATCAAATTGGAGTGAGGACCTGGAACTATGGACAA TTTGATGATGGGATTCTAGCTGCCTGCCTCTTTGTCCTGGAAAAGAGTGGAACTCCTCCATCTGGTTGGGGAGACCCGGTTAATGTGGTGCGAATCATCTCAGCCATG ATCAACTCCCCTGATGACCGTGGTGTCGTGGTGGGAAACTGGTCAGGAGACTATTCAAGTGGGACTAGTCCAACAGTATGGAGTGGAAGTGTGGAAATCCTGAAAGAATACCATAAAAAGAGCGGCACCCCCATTAAGTATGGCCAGTGCTGGGTCTTTGCTGGCATAGTCACAACAG TGTTACGCTGTTTGGGCGTCCCCAGTCGCACTGTGACCAACTTCAGCTCAGCTCATGACACAGACATCTCCTTGACAACAGATGTATACTTGGACGAGAACCTGGAGCCTATACTTTACCTCAATGCCGACTCTATCTG GAACTTCCATGTGTGGAACGACTGCTGGATGGCTCGTCCAGACCTGCCTGCAGGCAATGGCGGCTGGCAGGCTGTGGACGCCACGCCTCAGGAGACCAGCCAGGGCACCTTCCGCTGCGGCCCTGCTTCTCTTGCTGCTGTCCGCAACGGTCAGGTCTACCTCAAACATGACTGTCCGTTTGTGTTTGCTGAG GTAAACAGTGATAAAATCTACTGGCAGCGGAATGCAGATGGGACCTTCAGTCAAATCTACAGTGAGACAAAGACTGTGGGCCACAACATCAGCACCAAGGCCGTTGGCTCTGATGAACGCAGTGACATCACACACCTTTACAAACATCCTGAAG GCTCAGAGGAGGAACGCATTGCGGTGGAAACAGCATGTCGCTACGGCTCCAAAGCAGAGGCCTATTCGTCTCCCACAGCAGAGGACGTCACTGTGAAAGTGACCCTGGATGGTGAAGGCCATACAATGGGAAGGGATGCAGAGCTGACCATCACGTTGCGAAACAGCAGCTCAGAGCAACGCACAGTCACCCTGCACAGCCAGGCGGCAGTAATGTACTACACTGGTGTCCACAAGGCCACAGTCAGAAAGGACAGGACAGACCTGGACGTGCTGCCCAACGAGG TTAAAGTTTTGGAGTGGTCCCTGGAGTACAAAGACTACAAGGACCAGCTGATAGATCAGGCCGCCCTGATGCTGACACTGTCTGGCAGGGTCAAGGAAACACAGCAGATCCTGGCCACTCAGTTCAGTTTCCGACTCAGTACCCCAGACCTCATCATAAAG CCCCTTGGGAAGGCTGTGGTAGGAGAGAGGATGGCAGTAGAGATTTCATTTGTGAACCCGCTACCACAGGTGCTGAAAGCAGTGATATTCCACGTGGAAGGACTAGGCCTCCTAACTGCTCGAAAGATTAATTATGG AGATATTGGCAGCCATGCCTCCGTGTCTCTCACTGAGCACTTTGTCCCCTCCCTGCCTGGACCAAGGAAATTACTGGCTTCACTAGACTGCAAGCAGCTCACTCAGGTTCATGGTGTGACCAACATCACTGTGGAGACAAAAAGCAACGCTGCTCTATAG